The Plasmodium brasilianum strain Bolivian I chromosome 14, whole genome shotgun sequence genome contains a region encoding:
- a CDS encoding homocysteine S-methyltransferase translates to MAKHIYTLDGGKITELERMGFRNFDFLSCEDNEEKEEEGGTEKKEMMMQILENIHLSYFLAGSDIICTNTFQVNLHSLRKKNISIEKGEEILNTYIDIAYNSAEKYKEIKRKKGNLWENRKQNDSIYEHLENFHNIRKDLNNVHSTDIFNVEEYLSELQLNDTQNEWKWAKTKLERGPKSCCVAFSNGSYSSAFCDFSEYSGVFHKNRRKKEKRENLAIHGKVITGNKLASLKYDETGKNKTDDFTKMLNKQIKHFDIKLNILSEYTTRNMTKRSSVEFIPIARRYDKKRCNMVASPKLFNYGLEYYIDVSDEEIASNCKFKLQCFCRNTNKLNFFSLTTFSNIREVLTFYNYIKYYASNFKNNVIINFYCNSSKFIGCSDYSFFDIVSILLYLDSYNKFINAIGINCVNIENVYDLFFPFKKYTCPYININEDSYKSQNSQINSIVKTALRSLKKNRYIQDVNFFCSPNKSLQRVSFDNSTNEVTFHTLPNKTDHVYNYVDKWMEVGINGFGGCCYYNPYDVSLIDYKLGRLCR, encoded by the coding sequence ATGGCGAAACACATCTACACGCTTGATGGGGGAAAGATTACCGAGCTGGAGAGAATGGGCTTTAGAAACTTCGACTTTTTATCATGCGAAGataatgaagaaaaggaGGAAGAAGGAGGgacagaaaaaaaggaaatgatgatgcaaattttagaaaatattcatttaagcTATTTTTTGGCAGGAAGTgatataatatgtacaaacaCATTTCAAGTTAATTTACATAgtttaaggaaaaaaaatataagtatagAAAAGGgagaagaaatattaaacacatatatagatatagcaTATAACAGTGCTgagaaatataaagaaataaaaagaaaaaaaggtaatTTGTGGGAAAATAGGAAACAAAATGATtctatatatgaacatttaGAAAATTTTCACAACATCAGAAAGGACTTAAATAATGTACATAGCACAGATATATTCAATGTTGAGGAATATTTAAGTGAACTACAGTTAAATGATACACAAAATGAATGGAAGTGGGCAAAAACTAAATTAGAAAGAGGTCCAAAAAGTTGCTGTGTTGCTTTTTCAAATGGAAGCTATAGCTCTGCTTTTTGTGATTTTAGTGAATATTCTGGTGTGtttcataaaaatagaagaaaaaaggaaaaaagggaaaatttAGCAATTCATGGAAAGGTCATTACAGGTAACAAATTGGCTAGCTTAAAATATGATGAGACGGGTAAAAACAAAACGGAcgattttacaaaaatgttaaataaacaaataaaacatttcgatataaaattaaatattctaaGTGAGTATACTACTCGGAATATGACTAAACGAAGTAGCGTAGAATTTATTCCTATAGCTAGAAggtatgataaaaaaagatgtaACATGGTAGCTAGtccaaaattatttaattatggaTTAGAGTATTATATAGACGTATCTGATGAAGAAATTGCATCCAATTGTAAATTCAAATTACAATGCTTTTGTAGAAATAccaataaattaaatttcttttcaCTAACCACTTTTTCTAATATAAGAGAAGTATTAACcttttacaattatataaaatattatgcttccaattttaaaaataatgtaatcattaatttttattgtaacAGTTCGAAGTTTATTGGATGCTCCGATTACTCTTTTTTCGACATTGTGTCgatattgttatatttagATTCTTATAACAAATTCATAAACGCTATAGGTATCAATTGtgtaaatatagaaaatgtgtatgatttattttttccttttaaaaaatatacttgtCCCTATATAAACATTAACGAGGATTCATATAAAAGTCAAAATTCGCAAATAAATTCTATTGTTAAAACTGCTTTGAGGagtctaaaaaaaaataggtatATTCAAGacgtaaattttttttgctctCCTAACAAGTCCCTACAAAGGGTATCCTTTGACAACAGCACTAATGAAGTTACATTTCATACCTTACCAAACAAGACGGACCACGTGTACAACTACGTGGATAAGTGGATGGAGGTTGGAATAAACGGCTTTGGAGGCTGCTGCTACTACAACCCCTACGATGTTTCCCTTATTGATTACAAGTTAGGGCGCCTGTGTCGATAA
- a CDS encoding sentrin-specific protease 1 encodes MNKGHWNINCLFEKDKYSIASNHRAQNEENKKVSSKVYSKEYSKEYSKEYSKEYSKEYSKVSNKVSSNGKYKEAAYTAHDHDYKIRVLSTNLSGETSTNDHHFVFKQNRLHHDDRRKLYSDHYRKLNYDEKLCREKHDKLDSKQESRSGRVENRSSKVESRNSKLESRNSKLESRNSKMESRNSKMESWDNKMESRNSKMESWDNKLYRKMHKEGHRKSNHKLGLKQNNKSYTHFKSSSNTGVDKNVNSDKEKAGSGLLWSCVKSMCSSFASVVKKNIFSYENSNSNLKKKIISDNSRLIDKKSKRNRQKKDDKGMLSDDNYLSSLKNKSCFISGNIKYKNESNSMNNFTHGYLKKNEKYNADDENNKNDENDANDADDENNKNDENDEYNKNGEYNKNDANDEYNKNDEYNKNNKNDEYNKNNKNKYKHNDEHVTDRNKKIKNSFYDFSENDIKNLFLSDNEKMDYSYSHLKGSIKNGQMTTHNGTNVEDVQKKKKHNSCICKEDNHGSYREEKRYDVDLNMHKRSSSKSKYNSMNNSNYSKYDLKNLSNNESKQSYENNNMKPYEKPHQRLSSLTFNSNSYQYKLKNMYNGDINMKKDFFFFESSEDEYGNKKDDKYTPNEKRKNNEYREQKNKGSNSASCNSENDKKETHFNKQQYIDNDLLKRYWQKDESKYSHDDKIAKKGIRSDRSCKSSRESSFNGEHCLSENEKKINIEGKQLQDGKKNGKKDKAKDKANEKGIAYFIYNDKKEEEKKEGKATDDARMPQKEQVEKLYYENILMEKDREEKSINGKDDSSFESFKNIFYDRKNRNVSIHEQSCVDDKAMDKHEEEQFKNEHDDHHHHGKILLNDNTHMDGQGLERQKKSSHSNNFIKNNEEIKKMRYEYKSLIRIIDTFIDESLNGQSVNNSLIHTNSNRINDEKEGMKNNFFSENEDEYKGEDSMKIIDEISLQNKNKYIILKYDEDSLIEALEKLRIDKQKKLEEAKEEGEEEEEEEEEEEADEDADEEKKKKKN; translated from the coding sequence atgaataaggGCCACTGGAATATTAACTGTTTGTTTGAAAAGGACAAGTATAGCATCGCTTCAAACCACAGAGCACAAAatgaggaaaataaaaaagtaagtAGCAAAGTATATAGCAAAGAGTATAGCAAAGAATATAGCAAAGAGTATAGCAAAGAATATAGCAAAGAATATAGCAAAGTAAGTAACAAAGTAAGTAGTAACggaaaatataaagaggCCGCATACACTGCACATGACCATGATTACAAGATAAGAGTACTTTCTACAAATTTGAGTGGAGAAACGTCAACGAATGATCATCACTTTGTGTTTAAGCAAAATAGGCTACACCATGATGATCGTAGGAAGTTATACAGTGATCATTATAGgaaattaaattatgatgaaaaattatgtagGGAGAAACATGATAAGTTAGACAGTAAACAGGAAAGTAGGAGCGGTCGAGTGGAAAATAGGAGTAGTAAAGTGGAAAGTAGAAACAGTAAATTGGAAAGTAGGAACAGTAAATTGGAAAGTAGGAACAGCAAAATGGAAAGTAGGAACAGCAAAATGGAAAGTTGGGACAACAAAATGGAAAGTAGGAACAGCAAAATGGAAAGTTGGGACAACAAATTGTACCGCAAAATGCACAAGGAAGGACACCGAAAATCAAACCATAAATTGGGCCTAAAACAGAATAATAAGAGTTATACGCATTTTAAATCTTCCTCTAATACGGGTGttgataaaaatgtaaacagtGATAAGGAAAAAGCAGGGAGTGGTCTTCTTTGGAGTTGCGTGAAAAGTATGTGCTCATCGTTCGCATCTgtcgtaaaaaaaaatatattctcaTACGAAAACAGTAattcaaatttaaaaaagaaaataatttcagATAATTCAAGGTTAATTGACAAAAAGTCCAAAAGAAatagacaaaaaaaagatgataaaGGGATGTTAAGCGATGATAATTATTTGTCcagtttaaaaaataaaagttgtTTTATCTCAGGAAAtattaagtataaaaatgaatCGAACagtatgaataattttacacacggttatttaaagaaaaacgaaaaatataatgcagatgatgaaaataataaaaatgatgaaaatgatgcAAATGATGcagatgatgaaaataataaaaatgatgaaaatgatgaatataataaaaatggtgaatataataaaaatgatgcaaatgatgaatataataaaaatgatgaatataataaaaataataaaaatgatgaatataataaaaataataaaaataaatataaacacaaTGATGAACATGTGACAGATAggaataagaaaataaaaaattctttttacgATTTTTCGGAAAATGATATAAAGAATTTGTTCTTGTctgataatgaaaaaatggattATTCGTATTCTCATTTAAAAGGCAGCATAAAAAATGGTCAAATGACTACTCATAATGGCACAAACGTAGAGGATGTtcagaagaaaaagaagcatAACAGTTGCATTTGCAAGGAGGACAATCACGGTAGTTACAGGGAAGAGAAGAGATATGATGTTGatttaaatatgcataaacGCAGTAGCAGTAAGAGTAAGTATAACTCAATGAATAATTCAAATTACTCTAAgtatgatttaaaaaatcttAGTAATAATGAGAGTAAACAGtcatatgaaaataataatatgaaaccATATGAGAAACCACATCAGAGGCTTTCCTCCTTAACatttaatagtaatagttaCCAATAcaaacttaaaaatatgtataatggtgatataaatatgaagaaagatttttttttttttgaatcatCAGAGGACGAATATGGTAATAAAAAGGATGATAAATATACGcctaatgaaaaaagaaagaataatGAGTATAGGgaacagaaaaataaaggaagtAATTCAGCTAGCTGCAATAGTGAAAATGATAAGAAAGAAACACATTTCAATAAACAGCAGTACATTGATAATGATTTGCTAAAACGGTATTGGCAAAAGGATGAAAGCAAATATAGTCATGATGataaaattgcaaaaaaagGCATCAGAAGTGACAGGAGCTGCAAAAGTAGTAGAGAAAGTAGCTTCAACGGTGAGCACTGTCTaagtgaaaatgaaaaaaaaattaacattgAAGGGAAACAACTCCAGGATGGAAAAAAGAATGGGAAGAAGGACAAAGCGAAGGATAAAGCAAATGAAAAGGGAATTgcatatttcatatataacgATAAGAAGGAGGAAGAGAAGAAAGAAGGAAAAGCTACGGACGATGCACGCATGCCCCAAAAGGAGCAAGTAGAAAAGCTGTATTACGAAAATATTCTCATGGAAAAAGATCGAGAAGAAAAATCAATCAACGGTAAAGATGACAGTAGCTTCGAAAGCTtcaaaaacattttttatgatCGAAAAAATAGGAATGTTTCAATTCATGAACAATCGTGTGTAGATGACAAAGCAATGGATAAGCATGAGGAGGAACAGTTTAAAAATGAGCATGACGACCATCACCACCATGGTAAAATACTCCTTAATGACAACACACATATGGATGGTCAAGGGCTGGAGAGACAGAAAAAAAGTAGTCattctaataattttattaaaaacaatgaagaaataaaaaaaatgagatatgaatataaatcaCTAATACGAATAATAGACACATTTATTGACGAAAGTTTAAACGGACAAAGTGTTAACAATTCTCTTATCCATACAAACAGTAATAGAATAAATGATGAGAAGGAAGGAatgaaaaacaattttttttcagagAACGAGGATGAATATAAAGGTGAAGACtctatgaaaataatagatGAAATATCcttgcaaaataaaaataaatatattatattaaaatatgatgaaGATTCACTCATTGAAGCgttagaaaaattaagaattgataaacagaaaaaattagAGGAAGCGAAAGAAGAAGgggaagaagaggaagaggaagaggaagaagaagaagctGATGAGGATGCAgatgaagagaaaaaaaaaaaaaaaaattaa
- a CDS encoding sentrin-specific protease 1: MLQEYNEQNTKNSMSHLPKIFIFSTFFFQSLSSNGCYNYSKVSRWTKRKKIDIFSFDLILIPLHVGGNHWTLGSINIKDKKIKLYDSLNMPNKKFFEYISKYIVDEIRDKKQMEINISSWEYNKEGSSEGGIPHQENGYDCGVFTCMFAKCLSFNREFDFNQKDIKEIRLKMVWFTKYLRGVLHFDRNGSKISRNSTSNNRIM; this comes from the exons ATGTTACAAGAATACAATGAAcagaatacaaaaaatagtatGTCACATTTaccaaaaatttttatttttagtacCTTCTTTTTTCAATCCTTAAGTTCAAATGGatgttataattatagtaAGGTATCTCGTTGGacaaagagaaaaaaaattgacattttttctttcgatttaattttaattcctTTGCATGTAGGAGGAAATCATTGGACTTTAGGctcaattaatataaaagataaaaaaataaaattatatgactCTTTAAATATgccaaataaaaaattttttgaatacaTAAGTAAATACATAGTTGATGAAATCCGagataaaaaacaaatggaAATTAACATTTCCTCATGGGAGTATAACAAGGAGGGAAGTTCAGAG gGCGGAATACCGCATCAAGAGAACGGATATGACTGCGGTGTGTTCACGTGTATGTTTGCCAAATGCTTAAGCTTCAACAGAGAATTTGATTTTAATCAAAAAGATATAAAGGAGATACGATTAAAAATGGTATG GTTTACGAAATATCTCAGGGGTGTCTTACATTTTGATCGGAACGGTAGCAAAATTAGCAGAAACAGCACAAGTAATAACAGAATAATGTAg
- a CDS encoding hypothetical protein (conserved Plasmodium protein): protein MKPLLNKYIQTLRYALNGRYTWRYVSFTLQRSNCNNIERKTCTSQVKPKENEDVLKVLRRNNFPLNINFNKIGTFTVFKGGGGEGGGENLLYDRIICQPSSYEQLEKFIHILEKEEIINSFDIYYYEDMLSNIKLNRAQNMREIFINVKEIMENKKIKNDEKKKFLEKKNINSLYYYNIQRYEHNVDPSSFLIDKKRLTKEEYTYQYISTALPYICFIFMLFFPHFLICFYIPYIKKKNEGQRKLCQILQFKQNIHSYKDIKPEQVINVIDNNVKTIIFFYNNNIFLNMYIKSLMVDLSKIFKSNYVPVNVVGIDTSKYGIHYNVLKDVNENLFPVLYFILPYHYNNDSAVLKIEKPLTLENILSQIKDFVHVPRTAFHQIKELNTLNSKLKKCIFEHEIMRKRKEDILYEYGSEVAHLSCLHYSDKVSF from the exons ATGAAACCGCTTCTTAACAAATATATCCAAACGTTAAGATATGCTTTAAATGGTAGATATACATGGAGGTACGTATCTTTTACCCTCCAGCGTAGTAACTGCAACAATATAGAGAGAAAAACCTGCACAAGTCAGGTAAAACCAAAAGAGAACGAGGACGTTTTAAAAGTTTTACGGAGGAATAATTTTCCGTTAAATATAAACTTCAATAAGATAGGTACATTTACAGTTTTTAAAGGGGGAGGAGGAGAAGGAGGGGGAGAAAATTTGTTGTATGATAGAATTATTTGCCAACCAAGCAGTTATGAGCAACtggaaaaatttatacatattttagaaaaagaagaaattataaacagttttgatatatattattacgaAGACATGCTGagcaatataaaattaaataggGCTCAAAATATGAgggaaatatttataaatgtaaaagagataatggaaaataaaaaaataaaaaatgatgaaaaaaaaaaattccttgaaaaaaaaaatattaattcactttattattacaacatACAAAGGTATGAACATAATGTAGATCCGTCTTCTTTTCTTATTGACAAAAAAAGATTAACAAAAGAAGAATACACATATCAGTATATATCAACAGCATtaccatatatatgtttcatCTTTATGCTATTTTTCCcgcattttttaatatgtttttatataccttatattaaaaaaaaaaatgaaggtCAAAGAAAATTGTGCcaaattttacaatttaagcaaaatattcattcatataaagatataaaacCTGAACAAGTCATAAATGTTATAGATAATAATGTAAAGacaattatattcttttacaataataacatatttttaaatatgtatattaaatcTTTAATGGTTGATTTGtccaaaatttttaaatcaaATTATGTGCCAGTGAATGTTGTAGGGATAGACACTTCAAAATATGGTATTCATTATAACGTGTTAAAAGATGtcaatgaaaatttattccCCGTACTTTACTTTATACTTCCATATCATTACAACAATGATAGTGCTGTTCTGAAAATTGAAAAGCCGCTCACACTTGAAAATATTCTTTCCCAAATAAAGGACTTCGTTCATGTACCTCGTACCGCCTTCCATCAAATAAAG GAACTAAATACCCTTAACAgtaaacttaaaaaatgcatattcGAGCATGAAATTAtgagaaaaaggaaagaagatatattatatgagtACGGTAGCGAAGTAGCTCACTTGTCTTGCCTACATTATAGTGACAAAGtatccttttaa